The Chrysemys picta bellii isolate R12L10 chromosome 5, ASM1138683v2, whole genome shotgun sequence genome includes a window with the following:
- the LOC135983626 gene encoding uncharacterized protein LOC135983626 → MQSSPAVMAMQSVNRKRAPAWTDREVLDLIAVWGDESVLSELRSKRRNAKIYEKISKDMAERGYSRDATQCRVKIKELRQGYQKTKEANGRSGSHPQTSRFYEALHSILGAAATTTPPVTVDSEDGILSTAGSSDMLGDGEDEEGDEEGEAVGSSHNADFPDSQDLFITLTEIPYEASPAITPDTESGEGSATPSATVSQPSLESHSQRLARIRRRKKRTREDMFSELMASSQAQAAQQTQWRENLTRMHQANMDREERWRQEDQQATLTLLGLLREQTDTLRRLVDVLQERRQEDRAPLQSISNRPPPPPSPIPTSPKVQRRRGGRVPANSHSTPAESSSSRRLSFPKI, encoded by the exons atgcagagctctccagcagtgatggccatgcagtctgtgaatagaaagagagccccagcatggactgatcgtgaagtcttggatctcatcgctgtgtggggcgatgagtccgtgctttccgagctgcgatccaaaagaaggaatgcaaagatctacgagaagatctctaaagacatggcagagagaggatacagccgggatgcaacgcagtgccgcgtgaaaatcaaggagctgagacaaggctaccagaagaccaaagaggcaaacggacgctccggatcccatccccagacatcccgtttctacgaggcactgcattccatcctcggtgctgccgccaccactaccccaccagtgaccgtggactctgaggatgggatactgtccacggccggttcctcagacatgttaggggacggggaagatgaggaaggagatgaggagggcgaggcagttggcagctctcacaacgctgatttccccgacagccaggatctcttcatcacccttacagagatcccctacgaagcgtccccagccattaccccggacacagaatctggtgaaggatcagcca ccccgtctgcgactgtctcacaacctagcctggaatcacactcccagaggctagcgcggattaggcgtaggaagaagaggacacgggaggacatgttctctgagcttatggcctcttcccaagcccaggcagcacagcagacccagtggcgggagaacttgacccgaatgcaccaagccaacatggatcgggaggagaggtggcggcaggaagaccagcaggcgactctaacgctgcttggactactgagggagcaaacggacacactccggcgccttgtggatgttctgcaggaacggaggcaggaggacagagccccgctgcagtccatctctaaccgccctcccccgccaccaagtcccatacccacctcacccaaagtgcaaagaaggagaggcggcagagtccctgctaactctcactccacccctgcagagagctctagtagcagaaggctctcatttcccaaaatttga